Part of the Quercus robur chromosome 5, dhQueRobu3.1, whole genome shotgun sequence genome, ATAGAATGATAATATATTTTACTTACATGTCCTATTAAATTTAGGCATGGAGTTGCAATATGATAGTGATTGTTTCTCTTGCCACTAATTATCTCTAGAATTAAGACACCATAGCTAAAGACATCTGATTTGGTAGAATATAATCCTTCCATTGCATACTCTGGTGCCATATATCCACTGCAAttgaacgaaaaaaaaaataataatgattgtgagatttttatttttaacatttgttgTCAATGTGTTTGTGCATGTGTAGCCCACTTATCTTATCTTTGGTACAAACTCAATTCGTGTTCTTACTCTTGAGTTTGAAGGGCTGTGTTAATTAAGGATATGAAtgcaattgagagagagagagagagagagagagagagagagagagagagagagagagagagagagagagagagagagagagagagagagagagagagagagagagagagagagttactaGGTGCCAACAACTCTATTTGTATTTGCTTCAATTTGGTCATCTCCAAACATTCTTGCCAAACcgaaatctgaaatttttggattCATTGCAGCATCGAGTAGTACATTGCTTGTTTTTAGATCTCTATGGATGATTTTTAGTCTTGAATCTTGATGAAGATATAAGACTCCTCGAGCAATACCAGAAATAATTTCAAATCGCTTACTCCAATCCAACAATTGCCTTCCTATTTCGTCTGgatcaaaaaaatgaaagtgtCTATCCATAATGCATATTGAAAAACAATTGAAGTTAAGATCATAATCTATCTTGAACTTGACTTTAGTTATACTACAGTTATAATAATGCCTAAAAGAAAGAATCAGATAGTTGAAAGCCATAAGTGAAGGAAGAAATTCTATACCAAAGATGAAAAAGTCTAGGCTTTTGTTTGGCATATATTCATAGATTAACATCTTCTCTTCTTTGTGGATGCAGCAACCAAAAAGCCTCACAAGATTCCTATGTTGGAGTTTGGCTATTAGCATGACTTCATTCTTAAATTCTTCTGTGCCTTGCCTTGAACTTCTTGAGAGTGTTTTTACTGCTATTTCTTGCCCATTGGCTAGTTGACCCTAAAATTATAAATGAgacttaaaattattaatatattaattgatagttacaaatattaataaattattatgattttttttatactatataTCACTATGCATTTGCAACTTTTAAACCACGTCCATGACCTCCACCAAATATTATCTTACACATGTGGGGccattagaaattaaaaataacaaattgtgAGAGCTTCCTCCCAAAATTTTGTGCAATTATGATACTAGCTTTTCAACCTCAACATTGCCCCAAATGTACAAAAATTGTAGTTGTACAATAATAAGCATTGCTTCACATTTAACAAAGTTGTATAGTTATCTTAGATGCTTATCATGTATAAGGTGAAAGTACCTTGTAGACCGGGCCGAAGCCACCTTGACCAAGTTTTTTAGTAGGAGAGAAATTGTCTGTTGCTGCAAGTATGGTGCTTATATCGAAAAATGGTAGATCCGGTTTTCTTCTACCTCCATCAAGCTTATGAGAATCTCGAAAAGTTGTTGAACTTGCAGTAACATCGTCGAACAATTTGAACTTTCTTTCCCTTGCTGTTCTCATACAAGAACAGTTACAAAGGATGGTTGTAAATTTGTAAGCATTTATATATAACTGGATAAATTACACCAACCTACCGAGAAATGTTTTGAAATAACACTTTTCCCAAACGTTTGACGAGTGACAACTATTTCTTAGTTTGGTATTATAACAACTATTggtattctttgctactttatTCCTCCATTTGAAAGGAATGGTAGCACACTTACCTTGCCCTTGACTAGTGACGACTTTTACAGTTTTACCTACCCTACTGAGTCTTGTTCAAGCCCACCCAATCTCGAGTGTGCATGTAGGGGTAATGTGTGCATAATATtttctaatataaatttatatcatttatttatatataatataactttttatacATATTCTAGTACCCTCCATAAAAAAACTTACCATTCTAGTACCCTCCATGAAAAAACTTGCCTCCCACTCTTGAtattctcaaaatcatctctcccAATTCTTTCTCATTTTAATCTGTACCAACCCCACATATCAATAAGGATGAAAAAATAACTCTAACTTGTCTTGCTCCTATCTTGGATGAGTTTTTACCGTCCGGAAGAAAGGACAGGATGCTTGGGATACAACCCCTCCTCAACATGTTATAATTTCTATAATTTACTATAACAAatataaatctaattttttaattaataaacaatatattaaaataaatttctaagtataatttttgttaattaaaacaacaacataataaaagaaatttttatacttttaatttatgtttaaaaattaactcattaattagtaaaatttatgtaataaaatttaataataattatagcACCTCTACAATAATTCACACATGTAGGAAACATTGCGTACCTTTCCTTTTTCTCCTAATCAGCCAATATGCACAGAGGAAAATTAGTAATGGAGTAACAAGTAGGGCCACTATCATAATTGCTCGCCTCCTCTTGTTGGCAAAGAATCCATTGGAATGACCTGAAAACAAGAAAATTTCTCTGTTAATTAAcgcaagaattttttttttcttttttttttttttttgggtatatacATACATgtggtaggtttttttttttctcaaatatttATGTCTCAGTGAATTGTTGAGTACCTAACTCAAGCGCATCCACTCGTACGTACAAATTTTGGCCCCCATTCAACACTCTTGTATCTATCATTTCACCATACCATCTCAAACACCCGACTTCCTCCTTCGCATCCACACCTCCATACGCCGCGCAAGAACAATTTTTCAAGCATTGTTGCCGACACTCCTTCAAACTCAGCTTCTCATCAACTCGTGCAAATGAGCTATCTGGAAGCTTCACATTTTCTACCTTCAAAAACCCATCACCACTGTTGCATATAGATGCCTGCCCACGCTTTCTTACACACCCACTGGATGCATTTCTCGGAGACCATTCACTTGGTGACTTGGGTTGGAACCCAGGTAGACAAGTGCATTCAAATTCAGtaacattttcacatttacCAAATGCACCACACTTGCCGTAAATGTCGCACTGGTCCAATGGAACTGACCCAAGAAAAGCCCATTGTTGATCTCCTTCCTTGCCCATAAATCGTTGAATTGATCCAGATTCGTTCACCACCAATCTTGAGAATAATCTTGCGTAGCGTAAACCCCAACTCGTAGTAGTCTCATTCTGGTTGTTCACTAAACTGAAATTCAGAAGCAAGTTACTACTTGACAAAGTTGGTACCCCACTCCATCCAATTCCATTCCAATGACCTGAACGCCACCACAAAATGTTACTTTTGTACAAATACAACTCCGGGGAGGAGCTACTGGTGTTGAGCACATAGGAATAAGTTCCAGTTCCTGGATCATCTTTGGACTTCCAAGATGTTAGGATTCGGCTCAGACCAGTTCTTCTGTCCAGCCCAAGTTTCATGTTTGGCAGAGTTGTATCAGTTGGATAATCAAAGCTTTGCCATAGCACCTCCCTAGTTTTGTTAAGAACCAATTGTAGATTTCCTGAATCCAAGAGCTGAGCAAAAGTGCTGTTGTCGCTTGATTTTGAGGTAATATTTGTGGACCAGATGGGTTGGTTTCGATCTTTGACATGGAGTACTAGGTTTCCATGAGCATCAATTGAGAGAACCCCAGAAGAATCATTGATAGGATTGTCTCTGTTTGCAACCCACACCACGGGTTGTTGTGGAGCTTTATTATACCGAATTCCAACATAGCGGTTGGTGGACACTCCGGGACGAAAGAAACCAAGTGCAAAGGTTTCTCCTTCAGAGACTAAAAAGTGACCATCTCTGATGGCGTTGCTGATAGTAAGAAACCCATGAGAGATGTTTTGCGAAGTGCCAAACTGGGAAAAACCAAATAGAAGAAATGTTTGTAGAAATAGAAACCCCTTAGCAAAATATATGATCATGACGAGTAAGGTTGTAGATATGTCTTTTTGCTCACTGGAAATAGAGGTTGAATAGATAAGGTTTGTTAAAGGCTTGATATATGATACAAGGAACGTGATTGACGTTTTTATTcatattgtaaaatatatatatatatatatatatatttttggttaaCTATGTTATCAAGGTTTCTCCCATCTGTTAACAACTTTTGACCGAGTCAGAAATTTATGTCTCATGGGCCAAGCTATCACCTATAGTTTCGGTTGAGTAATTCCTAAATTTAATGTGTCCACTGTCCACCTACTGCCTCcgatttctctccaaaaaaaaaaaaaaaaaaaaaaaaaatggtacggTCAACGGTGTTCTTTaaagtatttattaaaaatcaatttcatgaaagttttgataagttttttttttatggcaaatagaaaaagaattctctcaaaaagaaaaatttgttaaaaaaatcaattttttttcctataaaagcTTTTTTAAAGTAGTTAATTAACAAATGTTCTTAGagtatttattaacttttttcttctattaatatatttatgaaaatgtaaaaaatctatatatacatattgtaAATTAAGGttttcaatcaaatttaaatTCATGGTTAGATTGCTTTAATTgtgatttgaaaagaaattaatgtTTGTGCTTTATTAGTCAATATAATAcagtgtttgaatttaattaaagagtATAATATACTACACTTATTGAAGTGCATATAggtttttccattttcttatttATGTTAGGGTGTagagactatatatatatatatatatatatatgttaataaACTCTAATTTCAAgacatatcaaattttgatttaCATTGTGGGTCAAATTCAGATTCTTCCTCTTATATAGGAGAAATATCATTGATCTAAAAGGTCATATTTTCAAGGCGAAATTACACTATTAGTCCTTGAAGTTTATTATATAAGTGCAATTAGTTTCTTAATTAAGTTTTAATTTAGCACAGTTAgtctctcaaattttaaaaatgaatggtATTAGTTCTTCTGTTAACTATTATTGGTAGTGTTGCTTACGTAGTTAATGATATAGTGACCttgccttttttttaatgaagtagcattttttaatgagaaaaatacaaaaattattttgcacaTTAGAAACCCatccaaaataaaatcttaaatctaaCTGGTTCCAAATCGAATTCCCTCCCTATCTAATTATGTAACGCATCACCTATCCAGTTATAACAAAAGAAATCAACTTGAAATAGTATTTGTGATAGATTTTAccaatatataaaagaaaataaatatttgaacaCAATGTCGATGGGAACTGGAACTTTGAAGGTGACAAAAAGAATGTGTTCAAACTGGGGCGTGGTCTACGATCTGGTGCTCAAACCGTGCAAATCCAGCCAATGATCAGAGGGATGTAGATTTTCTCTTCATTAATATATCAAAAgtgaatgcaacaaaaatttgaggtttCAAAGATTTCAGATTTTAATTTGGTATTATGCagtatttaaatattttggtattaataGGTTTCTaaagtgtaaaataatttttgcaaatttttccattaaaaaatgtAACATCATTAACATAATAACTAATACagcaaatttttaaaactttaccGATTAATTGCATTCACCTAAAACTTGACAGACTAATTACACTCATAGGATAAACTTCAGAAATCACGGTATAATTTCGCCTATTGTCAATATGAATCGTAAAAAAGTGCAAATGAAGGATGTAATTAATGGATGTATTAATTacgagaatttttttttttttgagtaaaataaTTATGAGAATCAAATTGCAAAGAACATATACCAAATGTCGGTTTTCCAAAGTTATTAGATTCATTGGATGGAAGTTGAGTGATGCTTGGGCGTTGGGAGGTCATTAAATCCTATACCCACTAACGTTCCTTTCCatagttgaaagttcaaatttttagaaaaaggaaaacctCTTACAAAACATGCTTTTCAGATTTCACAAATCTATGGGCCCGTTTGGTAAGGttattctagtaacgttgtttatattttttggaaatatgtgtgggtgaaaaagtgtgtgaaaatacgtgtaatattatttaaacattgaaaattgttgtttaaataacgaTAACAAACGGATCCCTAAAGTCTAAAGTCTGAGGTAATGTCAACAACGTTGTCGTGCTACAATGCAAGCACCGTTGTCGTGCTACAATGCAAGCACCGTGACTGGAGGGTTAAGGTGTCATTCTCCTTATCTTAATCTTAATTATAAGGGTCCTGATAAGGGGTGACTTTAGTGCAATTTTTATACTTTACtttcataaaacaaaaaatattttatacttcATTAAGCAAATTTTGGAATTAGTATGTGGATCCCTTTCTGTGCTTGTCAAatgacattaatttttttttttttttttgggaactaTTTCTAGAGTCACAATCtagcaaagaaaaacaagaatgtttttcttttaaaaaaattaattaatttctaccATAGAAGTGAGTTTCTCccaaacaataacaataaaaataaaaccaataaaacaaaaggaatgtGAATATTTACCCTTTTGCcaataaaaatgaagaagatgataatgattttttttgtttgagatcTGTTTGTTTCGATGGAAATTCTTGTATAATAATagttttctgtgtttttttaatgttgGTAGTTGTACGGCACCTAACATCGAAGTccatttgggccttgggccATAGATTAATAATATGGGCCAAGGGTCCAACCTCCGCACCACTAAGGATCCCGTCCCAAGCCCACAATAACTACGAGTCTAAGCTGGGTGTTGTCCGAATACTTGAAAAGCGGATTGTGGGTGCCCCATTCACATACTGCTCGAAAAATCATCCCCAAACGATATACACATGCTTGGTCATATCGCCATTTGAGTGCTCAGTAGAACCCTAGGAAACTCCGCTGCCGAACACACTTGCTGCAAtgggaaccatttccaaagccactcatacctaaacatccacttaaaTTTATCAACATTGGACCTCTCTTTGCACTAGTTAAAAAGATAATGATGATCCCCCCATTAACAAtgggctataaataggagaaactAAAGAATGGAAAGGGGATGCAATTTTGtgggaagaaaagagagagaaaaaaagggtCTGAAAGGAAGAaacatagagaaagagagaaaagtgatctCATTGAGTCTCTAAGCCTAGAACAACCCAAAGTAGGATATCCAGACCCACTGTACAAATAATTTGTGAGCCCAAGTAGCGGTTTGGCTCAGCAAACCCATCTTTGGTACGCACAATTGGTGCCCACCGAGGGGCTCTCCTATGACACTATGGTTCTAGAGGGACTTGAGCTCACGAAAAATGTCTAAAAGGCATTCGGGGAGTCACTCGAAAAGTGGATCTGtaggatcttctcgggggtCTAGCTAGTGAGAGCATAGACAGAAGGAACGAGAAGATAGGGAGCACGATCGATGAGAAGAAATGTCCGGCATGGGAGAAGGATCGTACCAAACCCAATAAATAGTCTTTAGTGCTACGGAATGTAGGCAGAGGGAGGAACAAGATGAAGAGCTTGAATGGCTACGCAGACTGGTCAGGGGTTTGGAGCTGGAGGTAAGGGGTAGGCGTCGAAGAAGAGACAGAGACGACCAACAATGGGAGGTCGGCAATGGGGGAAATAGATATAGGAAGGGATCTAATTAGTCCAGATCTCAGCTACGATGAAGTCATTCACATTCCAGGGAATCCCATCAGTACCGAGACTGTTCATGTTCGCGGGGATCTCGACGACATAGGAACCGGTCTCCCTCCCGAGAGTCAGGGTAGCACCAAGATTGCTCACGTTCTCAGGAGAATCAATTTAGGAACTTAATCTCCCTAGAAGAGAGGCGGCCTCGAAATGCCGCCATGGATGCTATGAGTCACGCTTTGCGAAAAGCAGCTCGGTCCCCATTTTTTGATGAAATCGAGCAGGTCGGAATGCTAGACAGGTTTACCCGCCCACTGTTCAATTGCTACGACGGGAAAACTAATCCAGTAGAGCACGTCAGTCATTATATTCAAATGATGTATTTGCATACTCATAATGACGTGCTGATGTGCAAGGTATTTCCTCGAGTCTGGGACCAACTACTTTAAGGTGGTTTAATGGGATACGGAAAGGATCCATACATAGTTTTTTCGAGCTAATTCAAAAGTTCGGCGTTCGGTTTGTGACCTGCAGCCAAGTACCTCAGTTGGTAGATGCGCTTTTGTCTACGAAAATGAGGACGGGAAAGACCCTCCGTAGTTATGCCAGCCAGTATTGGGAGTTATATAATGAGATAGGTGAGGATAACAAAAAAGTTGTAGCAAGCACTTTTAGGATAGGATTGCCCGAGGATTTCGGGCTACGAGAATCGTTGACCAAGAAGCCTCCCAAAGGCATGAGGCAGCTTATGAGATGCATTAAGGAATATAAACGATTAGAGGGTGATCGGCTACAAAGCAAAGGCAAAGCACCAATGATAAATCGTCCCTAGCAAATTGGTTTTCCGTTCAGAtctcgggggggggggggggggggggggggggaggggggttcTGACGATTCAAGAGCCGACTGCACAAATGGGGGAAGTGAAAGTGACGTTTAAGTAATCGGTACACAAGATTATTGATCGGATCAAACACGAGTCATATTTTcgatggccgaacaagatgggaAGGGACTCATCCAGAAGGAATCAGAAGCTACACTGCACTTGTCATCAGGACAAAGGTCATACTACCGAACAGTGTTGAGTGTTGAAGGATCACCTCAGGCAACTAGTCAAAGCTGGGCATTTAAAGTATTTCGTGTTGGACTCGGGGTCAAAGTCGTGGGGCAAGATACTCGGCAAAAGGGGAACCCTCTCCCACCCCCTGTAGGGGTGATTGAAGTTATCCATTCTACCCTGGAAAAGCTCATTGTAGGAAGAAGGAAAGGAGTGTTGACAGTAGCACCAGTAGAGGGTAACCCGGATGAACAGTCGCCGGGTAAGAAGATGAAGTTTTCATGGAAGTCTATCACATTCGATGATGACGATTTAGAGGGGACGATTCAACCACATGATGATGTGTTAGTTATCATGGCCTGGATAAGTGGCTTCTTAGAAAAAGGGTAATGGTAGACCAAGGAAGCGGGGCTAACGTAATGTACTCGGATCTGTTCAGGGGACTTAGACTGAGGAAAGAAGACCTGATGAAGCACACTTCGCCCTTGGTTGGGTTCGATGATAAAGTAGTGATACCTGAAGGGCAAATTTCACGTCCCGTGATTATGGGAGGGAAGGAGGTGGTAGTGACATTTACAATAGTAACTTCATTTTCCCTGTATACAGCCATCCTAGGGAGACCATGGATCCATTTAATGGGGGCTGTCTCGTCTACCCTGTATGTGAAGATCAAGTTTCCAACCGAGCAGGGTGTCACCGTGATAAGGGGAGACCAGCAAGCGGCTAGACAGTGTCTTATTGCTGTAGTTAATTGGAAGCGGGGGAATCAAGTCAATCAAGGAGAAACAATCGAACAATTAGTGAGAGACAAGGGGACTAGGCAGTCCGAACAAGAGCAGGTTGGGCAGGAAGATGCATCTCGGAAGGTCCCTTTATAGCAATCACAAGGGCCCCGAGAAGGAATGGGGGCTTGCTACGCCGAGGAGCTAGTGAAGGTAAAGATATTACCAGAcactaataaatattttcaggttGGAGCGAGCATGAATAATGAGGAAAGGATTCAAGTATTGCTATTTTTGACTCAAAACATAGATGTATTCGCTTGTGACCCCTACGAAGTTCCCGGGGTTGATCCTGGGTTTATCGTCCACAAGCTTAATGTAGATCCCTCATAtcccccgaagaagcagaagccgagaagatcaACCAAAGACCATGTTGAGGCAGTAAGGCAAGAGATAGAGAAGTTGAAGAAGGCCGAAGCGATAAAGGAGACCTTCTTCCACGAGTGGCTGGCAAATTTCGTGGTCGTCAAGAAGAAAAACCGCAAATGGAGggtttgtgtggatttcacggACTTGAACCGAGCATGCCCGAAGGACCCGTTTCCCATGCCAAAAATTGATCAATTAGTGGATGCTACTtacgggcacccgaggatgagttTCCTGGATGCCTTTCAAGGTACCATCAGATTGCCCTAGCTGTCGAAGACCAGGAGAAAATGGTATTCATATCCCCCGATGCTAATTATCATTACACCGTGATGCCCTTTGGGCTAAAGAATGTCGGGGGCGACATACCAGCGGATGATGACGAGGATGTTTCGGGATAAAATTAGGCATTCGGTTGAAGTGTATATtgacgacatggtggtgaagagcaaGCAAGAGGCACGGCATGTAGAGGATCTTTAGGGGGTGTTTGAAATACTGCGAAAACATAAATTGCGCCTTAACGCGGAAAAATGTTCCTTTAGAGTGGGGGTTGGTAAATTTTTGGGGTACTTGATCACCAACCACGGGATAGAGGTTAATCCTGACCAAATAGAGGTCGTGAAGCGTCTCAGGTTGCCGAGCAATCTGAAAGAAGTACAGGTGTTGATTGGGATGTTGACCGCTCTTAATCGGTTCATTTCAAAATTCTCAGATCGCTGTCATCCATTTTATCAGCTTTTaaagaagtggaagggatttcaATGGGATGATGAATGTGAAAAGGCTTTCCAGGAACTCAAGGAATACTTAACGTGGGCACCGATGTTAACTGCATCAGAGCCCGGAGAAGAGctgtt contains:
- the LOC126727322 gene encoding G-type lectin S-receptor-like serine/threonine-protein kinase At1g11410 isoform X4 → MIIYFAKGFLFLQTFLLFGFSQFGTSQNISHGFLTISNAIRDGHFLVSEGETFALGFFRPGVSTNRYVGIRYNKAPQQPVVWVANRDNPINDSSGVLSIDAHGNLVLHVKDRNQPIWSTNITSKSSDNSTFAQLLDSGNLQLVLNKTREVLWQSFDYPTDTTLPNMKLGLDRRTGLSRILTSWKSKDDPGTGTYSYVLNTSSSSPELYLYKSNILWWRSGHWNGIGWSGVPTLSSSNLLLNFSLVNNQNETTTSWGLRYARLFSRLVVNESGSIQRFMGKEGDQQWAFLGSVPLDQCDIYGKCGAFGKCENVTEFECTCLPGFQPKSPSEWSPRNASSGCVRKRGQASICNSGDGFLKVENVKLPDSSFARVDEKLSLKECRQQCLKNCSCAAYGGVDAKEEVGCLRWYGEMIDTRVLNGGQNLYVRVDALELGHSNGFFANKRRRAIMIVALLVTPLLIFLCAYWLIRRKRKARERKFKLFDDVTASSTTFRDSHKLDGGRRKPDLPFFDISTILAATDNFSPTKKLGQGGFGPVYKGQLANGQEIAVKTLSRSSRQGTEEFKNEVMLIAKLQHRNLVRLFGCCIHKEEKMLIYEYMPNKSLDFFIFDEIGRQLLDWSKRFEIISGIARGVLYLHQDSRLKIIHRDLKTSNVLLDAAMNPKISDFGLARMFGDDQIEANTNRVVGTYGYMAPEYAMEGLYSTKSDVFSYGVLILEIISGKRNNHYHIATPCLNLIGHAWDLWMEGKALDLVDSSLGQAYPAHEVSRCIQIGLLCVQEQATERPTMVEIVFMLGNETTLPTPNKPAFINRRNINNAQDSSNSAGAPGSINDVTISVLEAR